Proteins encoded together in one Miscanthus floridulus cultivar M001 chromosome 16, ASM1932011v1, whole genome shotgun sequence window:
- the LOC136513604 gene encoding uncharacterized protein has product MSYLLKSRSEPKLKKQASSDEQQAKINEVRELLGDLPTEMPGFLTDPTIRRFLRTRDWSTVQATKALKETVKWRRQYRPDKIRWEDIAEREHLLKKAYIADYLDKNGRTVMVTMPSIKSLVPAKEEVKLLVYNLESCTMSSENAQENIVWVVDFSGWTVSSTPLAESRQSVHIIQNYYPGLVGAAILCNPPKIFESFWKILNYFIGPELKEKVKFVYTNNSESQRIMADMFDLDKLESAFGGRNTSGIDIVKYSERMQRRDQTRNLHIR; this is encoded by the exons ATGAGTTACCTCCTCAAGAGCAGGAGCGAGCCAAAGCTGAAGAAACAGGCGTCTTCAGATGAACAGCAGGCAAAG ATAAATGAGGTACGGGAACTCCTGGGTGACCTGCCAACAGAGATGCCAGGCTTCTTGACGGACCCCACCATCCGCCGCTTCCTCCGTACTAGAGACTGGAGCACGGTGCAAGCGACCAAGGCTCTCAAAGAAACTGTCAAGTGGAGGCGTCAGTACAGGCCGGACAAAATCCGTTGG GAAGACATTGCTGAAAGGGAGCATTTGTTGAAGAAAGCGTATATAGCTGACTACCTCGACAAGAATGGGCGAACTGTGATGGTAACAATGCCGTCAATAAAG AGCTTAGTTCCAGCGAAGGAGGAGGTCAAACTACTAGTTTACAACTTGGAAAGTTGTACCATGAGCTCAGAAAATGCACAAGAAAATATTGTTTGGGTAGTTGATTTCAGTGGATGGACAGTATCAAGTACTCCATTGGCGGAGTCACGTCAATCAGTGCACATAATTCAGAACTATTATCCAGGGTTGGTAGGAGCTGCAATTCTTTGCAACCCTCCAAAGATATTCGAATCCTTTTGGAAG ATACTAAATTACTTCATCGGGCCAGAGCTGAAAGAGAAAGTGAAATTTGTCTACACTAACAATTCCGAAAGCCAGAGAATAATGGCTGACATGTTTGACCTGGACAAGCTGGAGTCTGCATTTGGTGGCCGCAACACCTCTGGTATCGACATTGTCAAGTATTCTGAGAGAATGCAAAGAAGAGATCAGACTAGGAATCTTCATATTCGATAA